Genomic segment of Angustibacter sp. Root456:
GGCGAGGTGCTGCAGGGCGTCGTGGCGGCGTTGGCCGGGGCTGCGGGGGTCCAGGGTGCTGTCTTCGGCGGGTTGGGGGGCGGACCAGGCGTCCAGGGCGGCCTTGAGTGCTGCCCCGCACTCTTTGGTGAGCAGGCCCTGGACGAACGTCATGCCCGAGGTGTCGGTGGCCATCACGAACGACCGCTTGCGTTCCTGGGCTCGCTCGTCTCGGGCGAGGCGGTCNNNNNNNNNNNNNNNNNNNNNNNNNNNNNNNNNNNNNNNNNNNNNNNNNNNNNNNNNNNNNNNNNNNNNNNNNNNNNNNNNNNNNNNNNNNNNNNNNNNNNNNNNNNNNNNNNNNNNNNNNNNNNNNNNNNNNNNNNNNNNNNNNNNNNNNNNNGCCGGGTGCCGTCCTGCCCGGGGATCCCGCGACCGTCCACCTCACCCAGCACGCGCAGGGTCTGGCCCTGGCTGCGGCGCCGCGCCCGGTCCAGCGCGGCCNNNNNNNNNNNNNNNNNNNNNNGCGGCAGCGCACTGAGGCGGTCGAAGACCTCCTCGAGGTCGGACAGCACGACGTCCAGCGCTGTCGCGCCGCCGCCGTCCGCCCGATTCGTCATGCGACAAACCTACGCACCACCACCGACAGCGAGCCTCTCCCACAAGAGGTCTGTGGACAAGGTGTCAACTTGTTGGAGCAACCACCAGGTGAGAGCCCTGTTCGACACTGACCGTCCGGGTCTAGCCTGCGCAGCGTTGGTGCGAGCCTCGCACGAGGCGGTCCAAGGAGGCAGGCATGGCGCACGGAGACATCACGCACATCGACATCCCGGTAAGTGACACCGAGCGCGCCGCGGCGTTCTACCGGTCGCTCTTCGGCTGGCAGATTGCCGAGGTTCCTGGCTACGAGGGCTACCCCATGTGGCGAGCGCCCAACCAGATCTCCGGCGGCGGGCTCGCGCCCCGGTCGGACGACTTCACGCAACCGCGCTCGTACGTCGAGGTCGATTCCATCGACGACGCGCTCGCCGCCGCGAAGGCGGCCGGTGGCAAGGTGCTGATGGAACGCCAGCAGATCAGCGAGACCAGCTGGTGGGCCGCGGTGGAGGACCCGGACGGCAACCGCATCGGGCTCTACGAGGGCACCACCGAAACCTGATCGGGCCCGGTGCGGCACGGTTAACCGGTGGCTGCGACTGGCACGGCTCACTAGCGTCGGGGTCATGCCCGAGCTCATCGCGCCGACCGTCCGTCTCCATGACTCGTGGCTGGAGTCGTTGCAGGAGTGGGGGTCCGGCGTTCACCAGGACGGCGCCGGTCTGCACAGCGACGACGACGTCGAGTCCGCCGAGGGCTTCGCGGCGTGGGTCGAGTGGCTGTGCCAGCAGAACGACCCGACGATCCCGCTGCCTGCGGGCCGCGTGCCGACCGACTACTGGTGGATCGTCGACGGCGAGACCTACCTCGGGGCGATCACCCTGCGGCACGAGCTCAACGACTTCCTGCTCGAGCAGGGCGGCCACATCGGGTACGGCGTGCGTCCGACTGCGCGCCGGCGCGGGCTCGCGACCTGGGCGCTGGGCGAGGTGCTCCAGCGCGCCCGGCAGGCCGGGCTCACGCGGGTGCTCATCACGTGCGACGGCGACAACGAGGCCTCCGCCCGCACCATCGAGCGGCACGGCGGCCGGCTCGAGGACGTGCGCGCCGTGGACGGCGACCGTGCTGTGCGCCGGTACTGGGTCGACCTCGTCTGACGGCGCTCGCCCGCGGGCCGTTCGGCCCTAGCGTCTTGCAGCCCACCGTGCGCACCGTGATCGTGGAGGTGCGTCATGGCGACCCTGCTCCCGCTGCTGGTGGTGGCCTTCGCAGTACTGGCCGCGGTCTCGATGGCGCGTCATCGCGAGCCGGCGAGGCGTGCGCTGGCCCTGCGCCGCGCGGGGTCCGGGTGGATGGTCGCGTTCGGCGTCCTCGGCGGGCTGTTCATCGGCGGTGAGACGTTCAGCGACCCGGGCGGCTTCGCGGCCGCCGGCATGGTGCTGGGCTGGCTGGTGCCGCTGATCGTGATGGCTGCACTGGCGTGGTGGCGGCCGCGCCTCGCCGAGCCGCTGCTCATGGTGCTCGTGGTGGTCGTGATCGCGTACTGCGTGTGGTCGGCGGTGGGATCGCACGGCGTCGGAGGCTTGCGTGACCAGCGGGCCCCGTACGCCGCGGTCGGCGTCTTCGTCGTCTCTGTCGCACTGGGGTTCCTGGGGCTGCACCGTCCACGGGCTGCTGGGCTGATGCTGCTGGCGACGTCGTTGCTGCCGGTGGTGGTGGAGGTCGTGGGGTCGGGTGCGCCGCTCAGGCACGCGTTCTCGGGCTCGCTCGGTGCGGCGTCGCTGCCGGGCCTCGTCACCGCCGGGCTCTTCCTGCTGGCGCATCACGAGTCGACACGGCGCCGAGTGACGACCCGCGGGCCGCTGCCCGCGCCGCCGCGCTGACCCGGTCGCGCGGCCTCCAGCAGCGGGCCATCGTCACGCACGGTGGCGATCACGGCGCGTGCGTCGGATCGGGTGGTGACCGTCGGGCGGCTCAGGTTCGAAGATCCACGGAACGAAGGGCATACCGGACCACCGACCCAGGAGCCCCTTCTCGTGCGCACCGTCAGCCATCACGTCACCAAGATCGCCCTAGCCCTCGCCGTCGTCGCCAGCTCGCTCGCCGTCACCGCATCTCCTGCAACGGCCGCAGCGGGCTCGGTGCCGTCGTTCGGCCGTTCCATCGAGGGCTTCGCGCCCTACCAGCCACAGCGGGCGTGCTCGCGCACCGCTACCAAGGGTGCCGTGCGCCTCTCGCGCTGGCTGCTCGCTCGCTACCGCGGCAGCTCGTCGTCAGGCATCATGCGGGCCTGCAGCGCCGGCGGGACGAGCGAGCACAAGGACGGCCGCGCCTTCGACTGGCACGTCGACTACCGCTCGAGTCGCGGCCGCGCGCAGGGCCTGGCGTTCCTCAAGCTCGCCCGGGCCACCGATCGCTATGGCAACCGCGACGCCGTTGCCCGGCGCATGGGCATCATGTACATCATCTGGAACGACCGGATCTACTCCGCGAGCCGTGGCTTCGCCCCCCGCGCGTACGTCCACCCCGCCTGTCGGGGCAAGGCGCTGTCGCGCTGCAGCTCGACCTTGCGTCACCGCGACCACATGCACATCTCCCTGGGCTGGGCCGGTGCTCGCGCCGTCACGTCGTTCTGGGACGGCACCGTGGCAGGCGTCGGCGCCGCGCCGCACGTGGCGACGGTCAAGCCGCGAGTCGCACCGAAGCCGAAGCCCAAGCCGAAACCGAAGACCAAGCCGGCGCCGAAGCCCATCTGGCCCCCGGTGCTCGACCAGCGCAAGTACCCGGTGGCGTCACTCAGCGTCTCGCCGCGGTCGTCGGCGGGCACCCGCACGTCCTTCTCGCTCAAGGCGGGTACGACCTACCGCCTGGTCGCGACCGGCTACTACCGGTTCGGTGCCGGCAGCCGGCTGGCCGACGCGGCCTGCTCCTGGCACCGTCTGGACGACGCCGGATGGGATCGGCAGGCGGAGGAGACGACAGCCACCAGCCGCCTCAAGCTCACCGTCAACGGTGCGACGGGGTGGTCGTCGCCGCGGGGCTCGTGCGACGAGCAGTCGCACGCCTACGTGTGGGACTACCGCCCCAGCACTACGGGCCCGGTGACGTTCCGGGTCGACGACGGCAACCGCTCGGACGACGCGGGAACCCTCGTCGTGCGGGTCCTGCGCGCCGGT
This window contains:
- a CDS encoding DUF222 domain-containing protein, translating into DRLARDERAQERKRSFVMATDTSGMTFVQGLLTKECGAALKAALDAWSAPQPAEDSTLDPRSPGQRRHDALQHLA
- a CDS encoding GNAT family N-acetyltransferase — its product is MPELIAPTVRLHDSWLESLQEWGSGVHQDGAGLHSDDDVESAEGFAAWVEWLCQQNDPTIPLPAGRVPTDYWWIVDGETYLGAITLRHELNDFLLEQGGHIGYGVRPTARRRGLATWALGEVLQRARQAGLTRVLITCDGDNEASARTIERHGGRLEDVRAVDGDRAVRRYWVDLV
- a CDS encoding VOC family protein; translation: MAHGDITHIDIPVSDTERAAAFYRSLFGWQIAEVPGYEGYPMWRAPNQISGGGLAPRSDDFTQPRSYVEVDSIDDALAAAKAAGGKVLMERQQISETSWWAAVEDPDGNRIGLYEGTTET